The proteins below come from a single Chryseobacterium bernardetii genomic window:
- the thiH gene encoding 2-iminoacetate synthase ThiH, translating to MNSFKEVFEQYQWDEIKTRLEKVTLSDVRNSLQKKNRTLDDFLNLLSPAASQELELMATMTRALTQKRFGKTIQLYAPLYLSNECQNICTYCGFSLDNKLKRKTLTDSELITESSVLKSMGVSHVLLVSGEAHRIVGVPYFQNAVRLLKPHFSNISIEVQPLEEEEYRILHEEGVHSVLVYQETYHQEVYKEYHPKGKKSNFHFRLDTPDRIGRAGIHKMGLGVLLGLEDWRVDSFFNALHINYLQKQYWRSKFSVSFPRLRPAEGIIEPNFIMEDKDLLQLICAYRIWNEDLEISISTRENEVFRNNIVSLGATAMSAGSKTNPGGYAVDKESLEQFETSDERSMEEIKTMIKKSGYDPVMKDWDSVYSGF from the coding sequence ATGAATAGTTTTAAGGAGGTTTTCGAACAATACCAATGGGATGAAATAAAAACCAGACTTGAAAAAGTAACTCTATCCGATGTTCGGAACAGTCTTCAGAAAAAAAACAGAACACTCGATGATTTTCTGAACCTGCTTTCACCCGCAGCGTCGCAGGAGCTGGAATTGATGGCAACAATGACAAGAGCCCTTACTCAGAAACGTTTTGGGAAGACGATCCAACTGTATGCTCCATTGTACCTGAGTAATGAATGCCAGAATATCTGCACCTATTGTGGGTTCAGTTTGGATAACAAACTTAAAAGAAAAACACTTACTGATTCAGAACTGATAACCGAAAGTTCAGTTTTGAAATCAATGGGAGTGAGTCATGTTCTTTTGGTGAGTGGAGAAGCTCATAGAATCGTAGGGGTTCCTTACTTTCAAAATGCTGTTCGTCTGCTGAAACCTCATTTCTCCAATATTTCTATTGAAGTACAGCCTTTAGAAGAGGAAGAATACAGGATTCTTCATGAAGAAGGAGTACATTCTGTATTGGTATATCAGGAAACTTATCATCAGGAGGTGTATAAAGAATATCATCCGAAAGGTAAAAAATCCAATTTCCATTTTCGTTTAGATACCCCTGACAGAATTGGCCGGGCCGGAATTCATAAAATGGGACTGGGTGTTTTGCTTGGACTGGAGGATTGGCGTGTAGACAGTTTTTTCAATGCTTTGCACATCAATTATCTTCAGAAACAATACTGGAGAAGTAAGTTTTCTGTTTCTTTTCCAAGGCTCAGACCCGCTGAAGGTATTATTGAGCCTAACTTTATTATGGAAGATAAAGATCTTCTTCAGCTCATTTGTGCCTATAGAATCTGGAATGAAGACCTTGAAATTTCCATTTCTACCAGAGAAAATGAAGTTTTCAGGAATAATATTGTATCTCTGGGGGCAACAGCAATGAGTGCAGGTTCAAAAACCAATCCGGGAGGATATGCAGTAGATAAAGAATCTCTGGAACAGTTTGAAACCAGTGATGAACGAAGTATGGAAGAGATTAAAACCATGATTAAAAAATCAGGGTATGATCCTGTGATGAAAGACTGGGATTCTGTGTATAGTGGATTTTAA
- a CDS encoding thiazole synthase, protein MHNQKLIIADRTFESRLFLGTGKFGSLEDMAASVVASESNMVTMALKRIDAQSAEDDLLDSLKRTHVHLLPNTSGARTAKEAVLAAQLAREALETNWVKLEIHPDPKYLLPDPIETLYATEELAKLGFIVMPYIHADPVLCKRLEDAGTAVVMPLGAPIGTNKGLRTLDFLEIIISQSKVPVVVDAGIGAPSDAAKAMEIGADAVLVNTAIAVAGNPVNMAVAFKEGVIAGRRAFESGLGAIANHAEASSPLTSFLFE, encoded by the coding sequence ATGCATAATCAAAAATTAATAATAGCAGACAGAACTTTTGAATCGAGATTGTTTTTAGGAACAGGAAAATTCGGAAGCCTTGAAGATATGGCAGCCTCTGTTGTTGCTTCAGAATCTAATATGGTCACTATGGCCTTAAAGAGAATTGATGCTCAGTCAGCCGAAGATGATCTGTTAGACTCATTAAAAAGAACCCATGTCCATCTTTTACCCAATACTTCGGGAGCAAGAACGGCTAAAGAAGCGGTTTTAGCAGCACAATTAGCCAGAGAAGCTTTAGAAACCAACTGGGTGAAACTGGAAATTCATCCGGATCCTAAATATTTATTGCCGGATCCTATTGAAACCTTATATGCAACTGAAGAATTGGCTAAACTAGGTTTCATAGTGATGCCTTATATTCATGCCGATCCTGTTTTATGCAAACGTCTTGAAGATGCAGGAACAGCCGTTGTAATGCCTTTAGGCGCACCTATTGGAACGAATAAAGGATTAAGGACATTGGATTTCCTGGAAATCATCATTAGCCAAAGTAAAGTCCCTGTTGTTGTAGATGCCGGAATAGGAGCGCCGTCTGATGCTGCAAAAGCAATGGAGATAGGAGCAGATGCTGTTTTGGTTAATACTGCTATTGCCGTTGCCGGAAATCCGGTGAATATGGCAGTTGCTTTTAAAGAAGGGGTAATTGCCGGAAGAAGAGCTTTTGAATCCGGATTGGGAGCTATAGCTAATCATGCCGAGGCATCAAGTCCATTAACGTCATTTTTATTTGAATAA
- a CDS encoding thiamine phosphate synthase: MEKLQYISQGNTRQEQEYNIRKALDNGIKWVQIRWKNAPENELINLCETSKQLCSEYQSLCIINDHVQLAKTIDADGVHLGLSDGSIEEARIILGDNKMIGGTANTISDVIQRMNESCDYIGLGPLRFTSTKEKLSPVLGFEGYQEIIDQLRGKSMVIPKIFAIGGVSLDDIQHLQQIGIYGVAVSGQITSQPAIINEFKKAMIYA; encoded by the coding sequence ATGGAAAAATTACAATATATCTCACAGGGAAATACAAGGCAGGAACAGGAATATAATATCCGTAAAGCCTTAGATAATGGGATAAAATGGGTGCAGATCCGATGGAAAAATGCGCCTGAAAATGAGTTAATAAACCTTTGTGAAACTTCAAAGCAGCTTTGTTCAGAATATCAGTCACTTTGTATTATTAATGACCATGTTCAATTAGCGAAGACAATAGATGCAGATGGGGTTCATTTAGGACTCAGTGACGGTTCCATTGAAGAAGCAAGAATCATTTTGGGAGACAATAAAATGATCGGCGGAACGGCTAATACGATTTCGGATGTTATTCAAAGAATGAACGAATCATGTGATTATATTGGTTTGGGACCATTAAGATTTACTTCTACAAAAGAAAAACTCAGCCCTGTTCTTGGTTTTGAAGGGTATCAGGAAATCATAGATCAGCTCCGTGGAAAATCAATGGTGATTCCTAAAATATTTGCCATTGGAGGAGTCAGTCTTGATGATATTCAGCATTTACAGCAGATCGGAATTTATGGGGTTGCAGTTTCCGGGCAGATTACCAGCCAGCCGGCCATCATTAATGAATTTAAAAAAGCAATGATATATGCATAA
- a CDS encoding hydroxymethylpyrimidine/phosphomethylpyrimidine kinase has protein sequence MQEERPFVVSIAGFDPSGGAGLLSDIKTLEQVKVMGLGVCTALTLQTDSQCLSLEWRSIEEITKGINVLMSHYPVSVVKIGIVKDAEFLGEIIKAVKICNSDAKIVWDPVLKSTSEFAFFNLETLPVLKNILDNISLITPNYNEYKVLKENNLLSEENPCSVLIKGGHRGDCLGMDVLVEGGKEVLLLPAGGDFVYYPKHGSGCVLSSAIAGELAKGKSLEMACRKAKLYIEQFLKSNPSLLGTHS, from the coding sequence ATGCAGGAAGAACGTCCCTTTGTAGTCAGCATTGCCGGCTTTGATCCAAGTGGTGGAGCAGGTTTATTATCGGATATTAAAACATTGGAGCAGGTAAAAGTAATGGGGTTGGGAGTATGTACAGCGCTTACCCTGCAAACAGATTCCCAATGTCTTAGCCTGGAATGGCGGTCAATAGAAGAAATCACCAAAGGAATTAATGTTTTAATGAGCCATTATCCTGTATCTGTTGTAAAGATTGGAATTGTAAAGGATGCTGAATTTTTAGGTGAAATCATTAAGGCTGTCAAGATTTGCAATTCCGATGCTAAAATAGTCTGGGATCCTGTTTTAAAGAGTACCTCCGAATTTGCTTTTTTCAATCTGGAAACACTTCCGGTGCTGAAAAATATACTGGATAACATCAGTTTAATCACGCCCAACTATAATGAATATAAGGTTTTAAAAGAGAATAATCTTTTGTCTGAAGAAAACCCATGTTCCGTTCTTATTAAAGGAGGACATCGGGGAGATTGTTTAGGAATGGATGTTTTGGTTGAAGGCGGAAAAGAAGTTCTTTTGCTGCCAGCTGGAGGTGATTTTGTCTATTATCCAAAGCACGGTTCAGGATGCGTTTTATCCTCAGCCATTGCAGGGGAACTCGCAAAAGGCAAAAGCCTGGAAATGGCCTGCAGAAAAGCGAAATTATATATCGAACAATTTTTAAAAAGTAACCCCTCTTTATTGGGAACACATTCATAA
- a CDS encoding thiamine phosphate synthase: MILVITPETIAPNESEIINQMFHDGLDLLHIRKPWIGQEEMNDFISGINEQFHRQLVLHNHYDLGTDYGISRFHFREEDRKEGKYKPFMNGGKISTSVHEITTYNALGKEWEYAFISPFFPSISKKGYGIESTVIESLKEKNNPHVKLVALGGIYSGNIQEVSELGVDDVALLGAIWESDEPLNMFRKCRKNVPL; this comes from the coding sequence ATGATTCTCGTCATCACTCCTGAAACCATAGCTCCAAACGAGTCTGAGATCATTAACCAGATGTTCCACGATGGGCTGGATTTACTTCATATTAGAAAACCATGGATCGGCCAGGAAGAAATGAATGATTTTATCAGCGGTATTAATGAACAATTTCATAGGCAATTGGTTCTGCATAATCATTATGACCTTGGAACAGACTACGGAATTTCCAGATTTCACTTTAGAGAAGAAGATAGGAAAGAGGGAAAATATAAACCTTTTATGAATGGTGGCAAAATTTCAACCTCTGTTCATGAAATCACCACCTATAATGCTTTGGGAAAAGAATGGGAATATGCTTTCATAAGCCCATTTTTTCCAAGTATTTCCAAAAAAGGATATGGAATTGAATCAACAGTGATAGAAAGTTTGAAGGAAAAGAATAATCCGCATGTAAAGCTGGTTGCCTTAGGAGGGATTTATTCCGGCAATATTCAGGAAGTATCTGAGCTTGGAGTAGATGATGTGGCTTTGTTAGGAGCAATTTGGGAGAGTGATGAACCTTTAAATATGTTTAGAAAATGCAGGAAGAACGTCCCTTTGTAG